A region of the Lycium barbarum isolate Lr01 chromosome 1, ASM1917538v2, whole genome shotgun sequence genome:
cttataagttGATTTGACCAGCATATAAGCCAATGCAAACGGGCTCTTAGAAGAAATTTTTCAACATAAATTTTCATCTATTAATTCATCAAAGGAACCTACAACATCATTTACAATCCAACTTGAAAATATTTCGTCCCAAAAAAGTTCGTGCAATAAAGAAATTGCAAAATCTGCTAAGTTATGAGCAACCACATTATACCTTCTAGGAATATGGAAAAACACGACATGATCGAGACATAAAGACATGTTTCAAATATCTTTAAAAGCTACATCCACGTTCCAAGTAGCCGTCACATTTTGTTTTTCAAAATATCCACAACGCCTTTCGCATCGGAGAAGACATAAATTTTTCTCCATCCATGTTGTACCGCTTGTTCCACAGCTTTTCTAATTGCAAATGCTTCAGCAAGCATAGACTTCCCGACGAACTGTATCGGGGATCCATGGGCATGAAGCAAAACACCCTTGCTATCTAGAGCAACCACACCAATGCTAGCCTTCTTCGAACTAACTTGTAACCCTGCATCAACAAATTAACAAATCCCATCTTCGGGCACTGTTCGTTGACATTCATAATTCTCTTGTAAATGGCCATTTGAGGAGTCAACATGTGTTATTTCAAGAAACTTATTATACTCAAATAAAGTTTTTGCCACTATGTCTGGAAGATCAGTTAATTCATTATTAAAACACTAGCCATTTCTAGACTTCCATAAATGCCACATTATTATGATCGTCAAATTCAGAACACTAGCAGAattagaacttttttttttttgccatagtAGTCTTATCATTCCACCACAAAGAAAAATCGATAATGTtatcaagatcattccaattaATAGGGCTTAATTTCCAAATTATTTGAGGATCAGGACACTTAGAAAGCATGTGTCCCATAGTTTCATCTTCTAATCCACATCTCTTACAAACACTACTCACATGATGCATTCGTTTTCTAATAATATTGTTAACCGGCAAAGTATTAAGCACGCACTTTCTTAAAAAATGATTATGTTTATTTTTAATATTCATTGCCCATAGAAAATCTAAAAATCTTCAGGAAAAGCATGACTACTGGATTGTGCAAGATTACCACTAGTGCTCCTTTGCTTGGTTAAATTTGTTGCAAGGTATAACCCGATCTAACCTCATAAACACCTGATTTAGTATAATGCCAAATTAATTTATCGCTAGAACTTGTAGTAGATAGAGGAATAGTCAAAATAGCATTTGCATCATCCAAACAAAAGAGTCTATTCAAATCGTTCATCTTCCAAGTCAGGAATTCTATATTAATAAGATCACACACTTTTAAATCCACATTATCAGAAGTAACAGTTCAACGAGGTTTAAAGCCAGTAGCATTAGGAATCTAGGGGTCTTTCTAAACATAAACTTCCTCACCCGTCACAACTCTCCATCGTAAACGTTTTTCTAACAATTCGCGACCTCAAACTATACTTTTTCAAATCCAAGACGCCGAATAAGCTGTCGTAGCATTTAAGAAAGAAACATTTGGAAAATACTTGCTCTTCAGAATTCGTGACAAAAGTAAATCTGGATTaagcaaaattctccaagccATCTTTGCCAACATAGCTTTATTAAACACCTTAATATCTCTAAAGCCTAACCCCCTCGAGCTTTAGGTTCACACAGTTTCTCCCACCTCTCAAAATAAATCTTTTTCCCCCCTCACATTGACACCACCAGAAGTTTGAAAGTATGGAAGTTATTTCCTTACATAAGCCCTCAGGAAGTTGAAAACAAGATAAGCATAAGTAGGTACCGCAGTTACCTCTTTTCCAGCTAGACTCAAAAAAGTTCCTTTCCATCCTTTAATTTTTGCTCGCACCCTATCCTTAATAAAATCTAGCATTTTCTTTTTAGACCTTTCTATCACTGCCGGTAAGCCAATGTACATACCCATTTGATTTTCTTGGTTGTGCGCCAATATAGCAGAAATATTTTCCTTCTCTGCCTCTAAAATGTTTTTGCTAAAATAAATAGCTGAATTCTCTACTTTAATCAACTGACCCGATTATTTAGCATATATACTTAATATGTCAACAACAGTCCTAGCACTCTGACTATCGGCCGAACAAAAAATTAAGGAATTATCCGGACAAAGTAGATGTGAAACATTAGTTCTATTTCAATTTAACCTTAACTGTCACACCTCGATCTAGGTGAGACTTGCTTGACACCCGGCACCTTACTAGGCCTGAGTGAATCAAATTGTGACTCGTATCATCTATGTCTCGGAAGACAAATGAGGTCTGGGAGGCCAACCTAGAAATACAACATCATCTTTGTAGCAGAAAAATCCATAAAAAACAGTTCATTTCAATAATGTAATATTCATTTTTAGTGATCAGACAGATAATCTAATAAAGCAACTACTTAAAAGAATGAataaataataatttaatttGCCCAATTCTTATTACATATTTTAATCTTACCATTATATACTGGTATTTTATGATGAGTCTACAAAAGGCAATAAATTAGAGTCTCTGGTATGCTTTGCCAATAGTGTATTCAGTGCTGTACGTTGCCAAGAACGAATTGGGGTGGAGATTCTAGCAGGAGGACTATTGCTAGTGTCAATATGCATTCAGATGCCTCAACATTTCTTGTAAATTTACTCCTCCATGAATAAAAATATAAGGGCTTtcaaatggaaaaaaaataaaagccATTTGACTTTGACAGATAAAGAATTAAAACATGAAAACAATAACAAGTgatgatatttatttttaagaaattttgTGGATGAACAATGCTAATTAAGAAATTTGCCACATAATTGTTATCTCTCTGCAGTTGAAAAAATTTAAAGACGCTAAACTAAAATAGAAAAGGAGAAGAACAATAATGTGTTCTCAAGGAACTTAATCCTCTCATAGTACTTACGGTTTTAGAATTATTTCTACCCAAGATAAATTGGATTAACCTTCAATGGTGTAGCAACACTTTGAATACTAGTGATCATTGCACTCAAATGCCGGAAGCAAATTGCAATTAATACTACTGCAGAAAAAGGAGAAAATTCAGAAGTTTTCAGAAGAAAAATATGAGGAAATGATCAAACGAAGAGGTGAAATGAAGAGGTGAAAACGCTAAAGTTGCAACCTTTTCGGTGATTGTTTATGAAAAACGACTCTAGTGGTTGTTTACGAAAGAAATAACATGAAAAATAAAATGGAGGGGAGAATTGAATTCGTTAAAAAAGCTGGTAGGAAaatattaatattaaaatatttgttGGTCaatcaatcaaatcatttgatCGAGGTCGAGACCAAATCGCGCGATATATGATGACGAGGGCACATCATCTTTTCAACTCTTTAAACTAGAGTGCAACTGGTTTTGTATTAGACCCAACAAATATGTGTTCCTCTTGCAATGTGGAACAAAGTTCCATTGAAGAATTAATCTTTTCAAATAATTTCATTTTCCTCCGTTCTATTCACACCACACATACAAAAAATCCAACAATAAGGAATTGTTAGCAAGCCTTGAACGATGAACTTTAAGTACGCTTAAATAACATGATCGGAGCTTGAGGTAGGGTGTCATCGGTTCGGTTCGACCGGTTTTTTGcaaaaaaatatacatacctaTTTTTCAGTTACTCCACTATATATAACCAAAATTAAAATTTTTATAACCACCTCAATCATATCGGTTTTTCTTCGATATCAGTACAGTTCGGAATTTTTCAAAATATCAACTAATATAATACAAAAGAAAGTAAAGTTAAGAATTATAAAATGATGGaagaaacaaactaaaaataCACTAACATTATTGATGAATCTCACCAATACGACGACATATTCGTATAACTTATAAGGAACACACTACACTATATAATAAATACTAGCAAGGCATCAAGCCAGTGATTGTATCAAGACATACTAATTGGTGTTTAAggaatatttttattaaaaaaattattgaaaactAAAACTAAATAATTAATTTCCTTATAAGTTCTAGTACAATGGGAAACGGTAATTCTATTAAATTTTTAGATCAAGAATTTGCAATATGAAGTTATATGTAGATACTACAATTACTAATTGGAATAAGAACttcaaaaatttagaaaaaaatataGTGTGAATAAATAGAAGAGGAGGAGAAAacaattcttttctttttccggagtagttgatgatattgttgtgtaTTAATGTTCTAAactttatatattttatttcaatagGGTAGAGTAGGTTTAAGTTTTCATTATAACCCTCTCCATTTAAATTCATCCCAAGGCAAGGTCTAAGATAAAATGTTTAATGCTATGTATTATAAATTTtgatacataaaatatattttcGGCCGGTTTGGTATTTTCCgatattttttacaaaaaaaaaaaagaaaatcacCCTAATTATTCGGTACGGTTATAAATTTATATTGGAACATTTGATTTTATTAAAAAGAACCTAAATCTGTTCGGTACAATATTATTCGGTTGGTTCAatcggtttttaaaaatacaTTGACACCCCTAGCTTGAGGTATAAGCCACACGAAACCAAGGCCTACACTTGAGCCCCCTAAAGCCTTTCAGAACAAAAAAAAAGCTACATTTGAAAGAGAGCTAAGAAAATCAAGATACTAAACTTAGGAGATGAATTTTTTCCGTCTTGAATAGTTGAATAAGAGAAGCTAGATCTATTATAAGTGTTTTCACGATTTAGCTTAAAAATATTACATCATTGATTCAAAATTTTCGGTGCACCCAATAATCTGatgaaaattttatttactttacaAAGTTTGAACACCCTTAACGAAATTTCTGGCTGCGTCACTGCCACTGCCTGAATAAGAGAAGCTATACTTCAGCTTTACTAGGAGCTTGGAATTTCTTAAACATTCTGCATATAACTATAAAAGTTTGGATTTTGACTTGTTATTGGTAATAACTCTACATCATCAAATCCTAACAGTTCAGTCTCAAGTATACAATCCCATAAATGTAATTGGGATTCCATATCATTGCCATGAGATGATCCGTAAATCAACTCCTTAAGCTTATCACTCAGAGTTGTAGTTTTAGATTCCACTGTTGAACTCCTGTTGATCTacacacaaaaacaaaaaaagtaacAAATGGTCATGCTTTTTTACTCATTATGCAAAAGAATTGCTTGTTCATATCCATTTTTTGAGGTTATCTTTAGTACCGAATCCTTAATTTTACACTTGGGATGTGATATGACGAAagtcaaattccaaatttatttctCAAAAATGACATATGTTTGGGAAAAATGTCTTCTGGTGTTAAGTTGAAGAGGGGaaaatattttttccaaaaaaaaaacaaactatTTACTAAGATTGATAATAATATTAGCCAACCTGATTGTGTGGAGGAAATGTTGAGTATTAAAAACTAATAATAATGTTAGTTTTTGGTTAAAGCAATGAGTTAAAATTAGTTGAGAATTGTAAAGAACAGTAATTTTCGTCCAAAAGTGGAAGGACTCAATTTTCCCTTTTGGTGAAACATgttttttctagaaaatattaTCTAGTTATCTGGTGATCTGACATATTTTTCAGAGAACATTTTGCAGAAAATATTTTAGATTATACCATATACACCCCAATAATTCATGTATACTGACCTTAGTTTCATGGGAAATCTGCAGCATAGAGTTCCCATTGAGGGAAAAGCTGGCATACACAACTTCAACGCCTTCCTCATGGAATAACCGAATGATGTTATAAAAAGTGGCTAAATTGTCAAGGCTAGTTATTAAAACCACGACCATGTTTGGGCCCATTTCATGGACTTGGATCTGAGGGGTTGACTTGGTACTTAGGTTGGGCTCATTAGTTGAATTGAATGATTTGGGCCTTTTTCTACTACTACTCATCTTTAATTTTTCCAAGTACATCTTGTTCTTCTCTAATTTCATTTCTAAGCTTTGTATGTACTTCTCTGCAGCATCTATTTGATCAGGCAATGCCATTGTTTCCTGCAACATTGAATACAAATGATGCATTAATTAGGATGCTATTGCATGTGATTAGACTATTAGTGATTTCTTTCCAGTCATCTATTCAAGATTTAGTGGATATAGGTATATTCAATATTTGTGCTGATAGGAGATAACATGTAACCCGTAATGTTAGTTGAGGTTCGCCCATGCTAGTACGTCTGGACCGttatcaaaaaaagaaagaagaggatgATCTCACTCATAAAAGTTGGATGATGACATAAGAGTGATCACATTCAATCAAAGGCGGATCAAGAATTATAGTGGGTTCAATCTTTATGTGTTTAATGTACGAAACTCATTACACTTTTAAAATTATAGATTCAAAATTTAGTGTAATTGCAATTTTCGTGATTTCTCAACCAGTGATCGGGCACTAATTCAGAAAAAGTTAGGTGGCGGAGTGAGGAGAGAAAATAATTATCCGGAATTTATAGTAGCGGTTATGAACTTTAAAATAGTGGTGGATATAGCTAACACTCACGGGTTTAACTAAACTTAATAATTTAATAGGGAAAAGAGTCAAAAATACCCTCCTACTATTGAAAAGGGATCAAATATACCCTCCGTTTGAGTTTGGGTGCAAAATTACCCTTATCGTTACAGAATAGTATCAATAATACCCCTTACTAACGGAAAAGTGAAAAAACAGGATTTAGAACACTTAAAGCTtgacttttcttttcttctccaCTTCCCAGTTCTCTCTCCACGTCTTTCATTCTGTTTGCTGTCCCTTTCTCTTTTCTTGCCCCTTAATTCAAATCAATACAAGAGAAAACCTCCTAAATTCCATCTTTTTCACACAAAAATATAACCCATTTTGCTTTATATGTGCGAACAAGTTCCATCCACCAGCACCTGTTGTATAAAAAAAAGTTGTTTTTTTCTCAAAGCAAATATATCAAGAACTGGCATGATTATGCCATGGACGGGCTAAAATGCTATCCTCAAATTATGCCATCTCATTGACAGGAGGAAATATATATCGAGCAAAGGATATGTACAAATCTTGAATACTCTTGTCAAAAATTGTAAATCAATTACTCATTAATTCGACCAGTACTAAATCAATTACTCATTAATTCGACCACTACTGCACAAAATCGAGTTAGAATTTCAGTAGGTGCAAACTCAGTTTAACATATACACTGCACTAATTGTTTTAACGATAAATTTTTTGCTCCTGGTATCACTCCTACACGCTAGTTTTCTCCGCTCAATATCCTACATGCAAGTTCATGTTGACTTTTAAGCAAATTTATATGCAGTACGAGAAAACATTGAAAGGTTGCAATTTATCTTGATGGCTATGTTTCCACTTGCTGAAAAATAATACTTGAAGGACATTAAAGCTAGACAACCAAAACCAAAATTTGCTCAGACTAGTTCGTTATGCAATATTGATAGGAAATGACTTGTATGCAAATTCATTTACTTGACAACGTAATAGGTCATCAATCACACCGCACGTGTATACGCATAATTAGTTAATGGCTGGTTTGTTTTAGGATACAACCGGCGGTCGTGGGTGAAACTTGAGTTGTAGATAAAGCAAAATGGGTTCAATTTTGTGGGAAGAAAGATGGATTTCTAATAGAATTTTTTCTGGATTTGACTTGATTTGAATCAAGAGGTAAGGAatgaacaaagaagaagaagagatagGAAATGGGTGGGCAGCGGACAGAATCAGAGAGGAGGCATGGAGAGAGAACTGGGAAGGGGAGAATAAAAGAAAAGTCAATCTTTCCTGTTTTTTCACTTTTCCGTTAGTCAGGATATTATTAATCCTATTGTGTAACGGTAAGGGTAATTTTACGCTCAAACTCAGAgggtatatttgatccttttTCGATAGTAGGGGAATATTTTTGACCCTTTGAAACATGGACAAGAAATGAAATTAAATAATCAAAGAAAAAAGGGGGAATAAAACGCTTACCTTAGACGCATGAGAAGGAAGCAAGGAATTAAGATGATTATAGAGATTCTTCATATGATTCCTTCTATTCTTCTCCACATACTTCCTTTCCATTTTTGGACCTGCCGGAGCTGAACTAGACCTCCGGCAACCTTCCATTTTTAGAAACTTTTCTGCAAGTGTTTCTTTGTAACTTTATTTTCTGCCCTATTTCAAGAAATGAAAAGAATATTGCAAATAATCAAGAGCTACTTTAGTTCCCACAATTCAATAAATTATTATAAACTCCTTTTATAGACTCCCCAAGGCCACTGTTTTCTCTTGGGGTcaaaaagaagatgaagaaaaAAAGAGTCAGTGACGTTACTTATCAGCCCGTCATAATTGTCATTTCTCATTCTCCAGTCAGTAAAATAAGAATTTATATTACTTATCataatttagatttttttttgcGTTATAATATTAGGTTAATTTCTTAAAGTATATATTTAAATACTTAGtacttataattatatataacgacataatcatataaatatattttttatatcaataATACATAAAGTTTAAAAATAATTGCGACAATGTGAAAGGATCAATAATATCTGGTCGGTTTATGAGCTAAATTCAATGTACCAACCAGACATCATTTCACTTGGGAGTGGACCGTTGAAACACGTGGGTTTGTTTGAGTACTTACTAGGATGCTTCATATATTCTCTGTTACAACTTAGAAGAAATTTTTCAACAAATTTTCATCTATTAATTCATCTTTTCATCTATTAATTCATCAAGGACATAATATGTCTAAAGGAACGTACATCATCATTCACAATCCAACTTGAAAATATTTCGTCCCAATAAAGTTcatcaaacaaaaaaaattgcaaaCTTAGCTAAGTTATGAGTGACCATATTACACCTTCTAGGAATATGGAAAAACACAACACGATCGAGACATGAAGACATGTTCCGAATATCTTCATAAGCTACATCCATGTCCTAAGTAGCCGTCACATTTTCTTCAAAATATCCACAACACCTTTCGCATCAGAGAAGACATAAATTTTTCTCCATCCATGTTGTACCGCTAGTTCCACAGCTTTTCTAATTGCAAATGCTTCAGCAATCATAGACTTCCCAGCGAACTGTATCGGGGATCCACGGGCATGGAGCAAAACACCCTTGCCATCTAGAGCAACAACACCAATGCTAGCCTTCTTTGAA
Encoded here:
- the LOC132630228 gene encoding transcription factor bHLH162-like; amino-acid sequence: MEGCRRSSSAPAGPKMERKYVEKNRRNHMKNLYNHLNSLLPSHASKETMALPDQIDAAEKYIQSLEMKLEKNKMYLEKLKMSSSRKRPKSFNSTNEPNLSTKSTPQIQVHEMGPNMVVVLITSLDNLATFYNIIRLFHEEGVEVVYASFSLNGNSMLQISHETKINRSSTVESKTTTLSDKLKELIYGSSHGNDMESQLHLWDCILETELLGFDDVELLPITSQNPNFYSYMQNV